In Cotesia glomerata isolate CgM1 linkage group LG3, MPM_Cglom_v2.3, whole genome shotgun sequence, one genomic interval encodes:
- the LOC123261470 gene encoding prion-like-(Q/N-rich) domain-bearing protein 25 — translation MVAFLELSSRSSEEECQETEFLLYIQGKCFCPVNHVMVDGRNCLPLLNEICSQNKPCVVHNSDCINGRCKCNPNFVAQSNNRCLPTKLYGKCKNDDDCSYIKNSTCSKYNECVYNINYNIKSFSPPLGGDCSKNADCSIGNSTCIDFTCQCRPYFEIIYGEKCVPVLKKPCRSNCDCFNVPFAECSTNKTCACKTNYVTLENGSCLPPEIGICTKNSDCIFKNSYCYFNTCQCIRNFVGQIINGVYECKQISLGSSCETDHDCSNIKYSKCSHDKICVCLETYYALDNGFICVPGIGGYCSGDIDCAFANFRCFSSLCKCQPGYVSVSDNQCVLKSSAISCDMGIECGEHWHSDCSLDHTCFCKSNNTQVNQATCSPILGGACFKDDQCVVKNSICTSFHCRCNEAEFKAVAINMCISNCSVLAIIAFVLSDDCLLSLDRFYTIMLSREKIAKPSHTFSQSMAHSRQKFDCIENVLENKVALKLQVSASASYVSI, via the exons ATGGTAGCTTTCTTGGAGCTGAGCAGCAGAAGCAGTGAGGAAGAATGTCAAGAAACTGAATTTTTGTTATACATTCAAGGAAAATGTTTTTGTCCGGTGAATCATGTTATGGTCGATGGTAGAAACTGCTTACCATTGTTGAATGAGATATGTTCACAAAATAAACCTTGCGTTGTTCACAATTCAGACTGTATTAATGGTCGGTGTAAATGCAATCCAAATTTCGTGGCGCAGTCCAATAATCGATGTTTACCAA CGAAATTGTATGGAAAATGCAAAAATGATGACGATTGTagctatataaaaaattcaacatgtTCTAAGTATAATGAATGCGTTTATAATATCAATTAcaacataaaaagtttttcgCCCCCTTTGGGCGGAGATTGTTCGAAAAACGCAGATTGTTCAATCGGCAATTCTACATGTATCGATTTCACTTGTCAATGTAGGCCttactttgaaattatttatggtGAGAAATGTGTTCCTG tgCTTAAAAAACCATGTCGGTCGAATTGCGATTGTTTCAATGTTCCATTCGCAGAATGTTCGACAAATAAGACATGCGCCTGTAAAACAAACTATGTTACATTAGAAAATGGATCATGTTTACCACCTGAAATTGGAATCTGTACAAAAAACAGTGactgtatatttaaaaattcttactgTTATTTTAACACGTGTCAATGCATAAGGAATTTCGTTGGCCAGATAATCAATGGGGTTTATGAGTGTAAACAGA taagCCTAGGATCTTCTTGTGAAACAGATCATGATTGCAGcaatatcaaatattctaaATGTTCGCATGATAAAATTTGTGTTTGTCTTGAAACTTATTATGCGCTTGATAACGGATTCATTTGTGTGCCGGGGATTGGTGGATATTGTTCAGGAGACATTGATTGTGCATTTGCAAATTTCCGATGCTTTAGTAGTCTTTGTAAATGTCAACCGGGCTATGTATCTGTTTCAGACAATCAATGTGTATTGA AATCATCAGCAATTTCTTGTGACATGGGTATTGAATGTGGAGAGCATTGGCATTCGGATTGTTCATTAGATCACACTTGCTTTTGTAAATCAAATAACACGCAAGTTAACCAAGCGACATGTTCACCAATTTTAGGTGGAGCCTGTTTTAAAGACGATCAATGTGTAGTCAAAAATTCTATATGCACTTCTTTTCATTGTCGATGTAACGAGGCAGAATTCAAAGCCGTGGCTATTAATATGt GCATATCCAATTGTTCTGTTCTTGCAATTATAGCTTTTGTGCTGAGTGATGACTGTTTACTTTCATTAGACCGTTTTTACACTATTATGCTGTCCCGAGAAAAAATAGCCAAACCTAGTCATACATTTTCACAAAGTATGGCGCACTCTCGGCAGAAATTCGATTGCATCGAAAATGTGCTGGAAAATAAAGTTGCTTTGAAGCTCCAAGTATCAGCTTCAGCCTCTTATGTATCCATATAA